One Marinobacter sp. es.048 genomic window, TGAGACTGATATACTGCCCGCCGTTTTGATTCAATGGGCGGGCAGTATGGCAGCGGGTTCAGCATCACAGTACGACGTAATCATCATCGGCGCCGGCGCAGCAGGCCTGATGTGCGCGGCTACCGCCGGCTATCGCGGCCGGAGCGTACTGGTGCTGGATCACGCCAACAAACCGGGCAAGAAAATCCTGATGTCCGGCGGCGGGCGCTGCAACTTCACCAACCTGAACAGCACACCGGCCAACTTCCTGTCGGACAACCCTCACTACTGCATTTCCGCGCTCAAGCGCTATACCCCCCAGGATTTTCTGGAACTGGTGGATCGCCACGGCATCGAGCATGAGGAAAAAGCCCCTGGCCAGTTGTTCTGCAAGGACAGCGCCAAGGACATCCTCAACATGCTGCTGACCGAATGCGAGTGGGCAGGGGCGGAAGTGAAAATGAAGACAGCGGTCGACCGCATTACCGAAACCGACTCGGGCTACCGTTTGCGCGTCGGATCCGGCGATCTCACCTGTGAATCCCTGGTGATCGCCACCGGAGGTCTGTCGATCCCCACCATGGGCGCCACCGCTTTCGGTTACCGGGTAGCCGAGCAGTTCGGCCTGGAAATACTTCCCACCCGCGCGGGTCTGGTGCCCTTTACCTTGCAACCGGAGTTGAGAGAGCAGCTCGCGCCTCTATCCGGTGTCAGTTGCCCTGTCGATGTTCAATGCCACGACCAGCACTTTCGGGAACCTATGCTGGTGACTCATCGCGGGCTCAGCGGCCCGGCCATGCTCCAGATCTCCAGTTTCTGGGAGCCGGGTGACAGCCTGGCCATCAACCTGCTGCCGGCCTGCCAGATCAAGGACGACCTTCTGAGCCTGCGGAAAACCCGGCCGCAATCCACCGTTGGGCACTACCTGGCCCAGCACCTACCAAAACGGTTTGCCCAGGCCTTCAACGAACTCCACGGCTGGACCGGCCCATTGCAGGGCTACAAGAACAGCGATATTGAACAGGTTGCCGACGTTCTGGGCCAATGGTCGATCAAGCCAGCTGGAACCGAAGGCTACCGAACGGCAGAGGTCACCCTTGGTGGCGTCGATACGCGCCAGCTATCGTCCAAGACCATGGCGGTGCTGGAACGTCCAAACCTGTATTTTATCGGTGAGGTAGTGGATGTCACCGGCCACCTCGGCGGGCACAACTTCCAGTGGGCCTGGGCCTCGGGTGTGGCTGCAGGCAACAGCGCCTGAGGGTTCACCCGGATCCAAAACCCGCCGTAAAACTGGTAGCCTCAGTTCATGTATTGGCCTCACCGGACATCAGAACAAAGAGGGGGAATGGATGCTCCAGACCCATAGTGAAAACAAAACCAGCAATGCCCTCGTCGTCGAGGGTGGCGCCATGCGCGGCATCTTCGCCGCAGGCGTTCTGGATGCCTTTCTTGAGAAGCGCTACCAGCCGTTCACTGAGGCTTGGGGCGTCTCCGCCGGCTCAACCAATCTGATCGGCTACCTCTGCGGCCACCACGGCCGGAATCACCGGGTGATTACCGACCACGCCTGCCGGCCAGAGTTTATTAACTGGGGCCGTTTCTTCCAGGGCGGGCATTTGTGCGATGTTCACTGGCTCTGGCACCAGTCCTTCCAGGAAGTACCGCTCGATCTGGAACGCTACCTGTCTGGCACCACCAGACTCTGGGTTGCAACCACGTCGGTAGTGACCGGTGAAGCCCGGTATTTTCCCGTCGACGATCAGAACATCCACGACGTTCTCACCGCCTCCTGCTCGATTCCTCTGGCCTACCGTGACTACCCGAAAGTGGAGAACGAGCCCATGAGTGATGGTGGAATTGCCGATTCCATTCCGGTTACGGAGGCTTACCGCCGGGGTGCCCGGGACATAACGGTCGTGCTTTCCCGACCGCTGGGCTATGCGAAAAAGCCATTGGCGTTTCCGGCGCTCACCAAGCGAATGTTCCGGGAGCAACCGGGACTCGCCGAGGCCTTGATAAAGCGGGGCGAAAGATACAACGAGACGTTGGAATTCATTCGGAATCCGCCGGACGACTGCCGGCTTCGGATTATCGCGCCACCGGAGGATTTTCCGGTGAGCCGGTTGACGACGGATCTGAACAAACTGGATCTGGGGTATCAACAAGGCCACCGCGCGGCGATGGCCTATCTGGCCGAATTGGCCCAGGAAGTCGCCTAACGAAGAACCACCAGGGGCTTCTTGGCGGTTTTGAGCATCGTGGTAGTTGTACTGCCCACCAGGAACTGACGGATGCGGGAATGGCCGTAGGCGCCCATCACCAGGATGTCGATATCGTGTTCCTCCTGGTAGGCGTGCAACGCAGGCTCCACATCGCCGGCCCGGATTGCCAGAGTGATCTCGGCTTCCAGGCCTGCCAGCATTTTCTCGGCTCTCTTGAGCTGCTCCCAGCGGTCGTTGGTATCCGGCCCAACCATCACCAGATGCAACGGCATACCCTTCAGAACCGGGCTGCCAGCCAGCAATTCCACGCCCTTGAACGCCGTGGCGCTGCCATCAAAGGCCAGCATGGCGCTGCGGGGCTGAGTGTACTCATCCGGCACCAATAGAATCGGGCGATGCATGCTGCGAATTACCGTCTCCAGCTGGCTGCCAATGTGGGTATCACGCTCGGAGCTGCTTTCACCGTGCAAACCCATGACCAGCAGGCGCGTCTGGTTCTCCAGCGCCAGAAGAGACTCGGTCAGGTCGCCGTGGCGCTGACGCTGGACCACTTCACCGATACCGACCTCACTGACCCGCTTTTGTGCCTCATCCAGCATGTGGTGTCCGTGTTCCAGCGCCAGCTTGGCGCGCTTGCGATCCAGCTCCGCCAGGTCTTCGAGCAACTGTTCCCGGCTGCCCAGACCAATGTTGCCAGCCAGATCCGGCTCCGCCGGATATCGTTCCTCGTCGAGCACGTGCAGCAGCATCATGGGTGTTTCCATGTGCCTGCTGGCCCAGGCGGCGTAATCGCAGACCGCCGGTGCGGCCTGGGAGCCATCAATACAGGCAACTACTCGTAACATCTCAACCTCGCCTTCATGATCCTTGTGATTGTTATTCTGGCCGCGATCGCTGTTGGATTCCCTGGTCTGTGTCATTTCAGTGCCCCATCAGCTGGTCAACGGCGTCCGGCTTGTCGTGCACGCCAAAGCGGTCAACAATCGTGGCACTGGCTTCATTCAGCCCGATAACCTCAACTTCCGCGCCTTCACGGCGGAATTTGATCACCGCCTTGTCCAGGGCACCGACTGCGGTGATATCCCAGAAGTGCGCCCGGCTCAGGTCAATAACCACATTATCGACTGCTTCCTTGAAATCAAAGGATTCCGTGAATTTTTCCGAAGAGCTGAAGAACACCTGGCCCACGACCCGGTAAGTGCGGGTATCGGTGGTTTCATCCAGCTCGGAGGTCACCAGCATATAGTGGCCCACTTTGTTGGCAAAGAACAAAGCTGCCAGCAGAACGCCGGCGAGTACGCCAAAGGCCAGGTTATGGGTGGCAACTACGACAATAACGGTTACCAACATCACAATGTTGGTGGAAAGCGGATGTTCGCGCAGATTGCGGATGGAATCCCAGGAGAAGGTACCAATCGATACCATGATCATCACCGCCACCAGGGCCGCCATCGGGATCTGGACCAGCACGCTGTCCAGCAGTAGCACCATGATCAGCAGGAAAACTCCGGCCGTGAGAGTGGAAAGCCGGGTCCGGCCGCCGGACTTCACGTTAATAATGGACTGACCGATCATGGCACAGCCAGCCATACCGCCAATCAGACCAGAACCGATGTTGGCAATGCCCTGGCCCTTGCACTCACGGTTACGGTCACTGGTCGTGTCCGTCAGGTCGTCCACAATGGTCGCCGTCATCATGGATTCCAGAAGGCCCACAATGGCCAGCGGAATCGAATACGGCAGGATGATCATCAAGGTTTCCAGGTTAAGAGGCACGTCCGGCCACAGGAATACAGGCAGAGTATCCGGCAGATCGCCCATATCGCCAACCGTGCGGATGTCCATGCCGGTCACGACGGCAACGGCGGTCAGAACGACGATGCACACCAGGGGGGACGGTAGAACTTTGCCAACAACGGGCAGCAAGGGAAACAGGTAGATGATACCCAGACCCGCGGCAGTCATCGCATAAACGTGCCAGGTCACATTGGTCAGCTCGGGCAATTGGGCCATGAAAATGAGGATGGCGAGAGCGTTTACAAAACCGGTCACCACCGAGCGTGACACAAAGCGCATAAGACTGCCGAGCTTGAGATAGCCAGCAATCAGCTGCAGCACACCGGTAAGCAGAGTGGCCGCCAGCAGGTACTGCAGGCCATGCTCTTTAACCAGGGTTACCATCAGTACCGCCATGGCCGCCGTCGCGGCGGAGATCATCCCGGGACGGCCGCCCACAAAAGCGATGATGACTGCAATGCAGAAAGAGGCGTAAAGTCCCACTTTGGGATCAACACCGGCAATGATCGAGAAGGCAATGGCCTCCGGGATCAGTGCCAATGCCACGACAATACCGGCGAGCACATCGCCACGAATGTTCGAAAGCCAATTGGCTTTTAAGGAATTCACCATAATCTCGGATTTCCAGCTTGCTACGAATTCAAAGGTCGCGAAGCTTATCAGCCCCCTTACAGGAAAGTAAGGTCGCTAGCGGTATCTTCTTAGACGCCTAACGACCGGCTTCCTGTGCTGCTATCATCAGAACATTCATTGATTAACAAGAGTTTGCACCAGCCCATGGATGACGTTGCTTCCCAGTTTTTGATCGGAAACCAGACCACCCTCAATCTTGCGGTTGCGCTTCTGCTTGGCGCCATCATCGGACTGGAACGGGGATGGGATGCCCGGGAACAAAAATCCGGTGAGCGGATTGCCGGCATCCGTACTTTTGCCCTGGTGGGCCTGCTCGGCGGTATCTCGGCACTATTAGCACAGGAGATCACCGAGTGGGCGTTTCCCGTGCTCTTGATCAGTGTGGTGGCCATGGCCATCGTGGCCTACAGCGAGCGGCTTGAACACATCCGCAACTTCAGTATCACTGGCATGGTTGGCATGTTACTGACCTTCTGCTTCGGCGCGGTGGCGGTGGCAGTAGACCCGATTATCGCCACAGCGGCGGCGGTTGTAACTGCAATCATTCTGGACAACAAGGAAGAAATCCACGGCTGGGTGAACAAGCTCAAGGAACATGAACTGGATGCAGCACTAAAGCTGCTGCTGATTTCCGTGGTCATGTTGCCGTTGCTGCCCAACGAAAAGATGGGCCCTGGCGGCGTTCTGAATCCCCGGGAAATCTGGTGGATGGTCGTAATGATCGCCTCCATTTCCTTTGTCGGCTATTTCGCCATACGGGTGGCCGGCACCCGCAAGGGAATCCTGTTTACCAGCCTGTTCGCGGGGCTGAGCTCTTCCACTGCTCTTACACTGCATTTCGCCCGCCAGGCCTCGAAAACTCCGCAGCTCAACGCCCAGTTCGCCACCGGTATCCTGATTGCCTGCGGCACCATGTTCCCGCGTATTCTGGTCTATTGCCTTGTGATCAATCCCGATCTGCTGCCAAGCCTGATCTGGCCTGTGGTCGTGATGACCGCCCTGCTCTATGGGCCCGCGCTCTTTATCTGGAGGAAAAATGACCGAGAGCTCCAGGTAAGCCAACCAACCCTCAACCAGAACCCGCTGGATTTGACCTCGGCGCTGGTTTTTGGCGCATTGCTCACAGCCATCCTGCTGATGGGCGAGTTCCTCGGCAATTGGCTGGGTGAGGCGGGTATCTATTTCCTGGCAGCCACCTCCGGTATCGCGGATGTGGACGCGATCACCCTCTCACTGACCCGCATGTCCAACAACAGCCTGGCCATGGGCACGGCCGTCATCGGCATTGTGATCGCTGCCGCCACCAATAACCTGGTGAAGTCGGCGCTTGCGGGATTTGTCGGAAATCGCCAGACCGGATTGCTGGTTGGCCTCCCCATGGTACTCTCGCTGGCTGCCGGGCTGTTGGTCGCCTGGCTGCAATAATGCCTTACCTGGCCCGCCGGAACGTCAGGTTGTAACGGTACCCTCCGGTCAGCGGGTGCTCTCCGGCCTTGAGGGTCAACAACCCATGGTAGCGCATCCGGGCGGGACCGCCCCAGACCACCACGTCACCATGGGCGAGTGGGACCCGGATGGGGCGCTCGCTACGTTTGAGACCACCGAACTGGAACACCATGGGCAGGCCGAGAGAAACCGACACTATCGGCTGGGAAAAGTCTTGCTCGTCCTTGTCCTGATGCAGCCCCATTTTCGCTCCAGGCTGGTACCGGTTGATCAGGCAGGCGTCTGGCTCGAACCCCGCAAAACCAGCGGTTTCGGCGGCGCTTCTGGCCAGTTCCCGGAAAGCCGCAGGCATGGCAGGCCACGCCCGGCCAGATTCAGGATCTTCCGCCTGATACCGGTAACCACGGCTATCGGTGACCCAGCCCAGTTGCCCGCAACAGCTCATTGCAGCAGACATGGCATGGCCGCCGGGGGTCTTCATGTGTCTGAAAGGTGCTTCTGACGTAACCGTGCCAATGCCTTCCATGAGCATTTCAGCGTTCGGCAGCGCGAACTGTCGCAGTACCACCGCCC contains:
- a CDS encoding NAD(P)/FAD-dependent oxidoreductase, yielding MAAGSASQYDVIIIGAGAAGLMCAATAGYRGRSVLVLDHANKPGKKILMSGGGRCNFTNLNSTPANFLSDNPHYCISALKRYTPQDFLELVDRHGIEHEEKAPGQLFCKDSAKDILNMLLTECEWAGAEVKMKTAVDRITETDSGYRLRVGSGDLTCESLVIATGGLSIPTMGATAFGYRVAEQFGLEILPTRAGLVPFTLQPELREQLAPLSGVSCPVDVQCHDQHFREPMLVTHRGLSGPAMLQISSFWEPGDSLAINLLPACQIKDDLLSLRKTRPQSTVGHYLAQHLPKRFAQAFNELHGWTGPLQGYKNSDIEQVADVLGQWSIKPAGTEGYRTAEVTLGGVDTRQLSSKTMAVLERPNLYFIGEVVDVTGHLGGHNFQWAWASGVAAGNSA
- a CDS encoding patatin-like phospholipase family protein, giving the protein MLQTHSENKTSNALVVEGGAMRGIFAAGVLDAFLEKRYQPFTEAWGVSAGSTNLIGYLCGHHGRNHRVITDHACRPEFINWGRFFQGGHLCDVHWLWHQSFQEVPLDLERYLSGTTRLWVATTSVVTGEARYFPVDDQNIHDVLTASCSIPLAYRDYPKVENEPMSDGGIADSIPVTEAYRRGARDITVVLSRPLGYAKKPLAFPALTKRMFREQPGLAEALIKRGERYNETLEFIRNPPDDCRLRIIAPPEDFPVSRLTTDLNKLDLGYQQGHRAAMAYLAELAQEVA
- a CDS encoding universal stress protein, encoding MTQTRESNSDRGQNNNHKDHEGEVEMLRVVACIDGSQAAPAVCDYAAWASRHMETPMMLLHVLDEERYPAEPDLAGNIGLGSREQLLEDLAELDRKRAKLALEHGHHMLDEAQKRVSEVGIGEVVQRQRHGDLTESLLALENQTRLLVMGLHGESSSERDTHIGSQLETVIRSMHRPILLVPDEYTQPRSAMLAFDGSATAFKGVELLAGSPVLKGMPLHLVMVGPDTNDRWEQLKRAEKMLAGLEAEITLAIRAGDVEPALHAYQEEHDIDILVMGAYGHSRIRQFLVGSTTTTMLKTAKKPLVVLR
- a CDS encoding SulP family inorganic anion transporter, coding for MVNSLKANWLSNIRGDVLAGIVVALALIPEAIAFSIIAGVDPKVGLYASFCIAVIIAFVGGRPGMISAATAAMAVLMVTLVKEHGLQYLLAATLLTGVLQLIAGYLKLGSLMRFVSRSVVTGFVNALAILIFMAQLPELTNVTWHVYAMTAAGLGIIYLFPLLPVVGKVLPSPLVCIVVLTAVAVVTGMDIRTVGDMGDLPDTLPVFLWPDVPLNLETLMIILPYSIPLAIVGLLESMMTATIVDDLTDTTSDRNRECKGQGIANIGSGLIGGMAGCAMIGQSIINVKSGGRTRLSTLTAGVFLLIMVLLLDSVLVQIPMAALVAVMIMVSIGTFSWDSIRNLREHPLSTNIVMLVTVIVVVATHNLAFGVLAGVLLAALFFANKVGHYMLVTSELDETTDTRTYRVVGQVFFSSSEKFTESFDFKEAVDNVVIDLSRAHFWDITAVGALDKAVIKFRREGAEVEVIGLNEASATIVDRFGVHDKPDAVDQLMGH
- a CDS encoding MgtC/SapB family protein yields the protein MDDVASQFLIGNQTTLNLAVALLLGAIIGLERGWDAREQKSGERIAGIRTFALVGLLGGISALLAQEITEWAFPVLLISVVAMAIVAYSERLEHIRNFSITGMVGMLLTFCFGAVAVAVDPIIATAAAVVTAIILDNKEEIHGWVNKLKEHELDAALKLLLISVVMLPLLPNEKMGPGGVLNPREIWWMVVMIASISFVGYFAIRVAGTRKGILFTSLFAGLSSSTALTLHFARQASKTPQLNAQFATGILIACGTMFPRILVYCLVINPDLLPSLIWPVVVMTALLYGPALFIWRKNDRELQVSQPTLNQNPLDLTSALVFGALLTAILLMGEFLGNWLGEAGIYFLAATSGIADVDAITLSLTRMSNNSLAMGTAVIGIVIAAATNNLVKSALAGFVGNRQTGLLVGLPMVLSLAAGLLVAWLQ
- the alkB gene encoding DNA oxidative demethylase AlkB; protein product: MTQDLFGEQPPEQIVEPLMDGAVVLRQFALPNAEMLMEGIGTVTSEAPFRHMKTPGGHAMSAAMSCCGQLGWVTDSRGYRYQAEDPESGRAWPAMPAAFRELARSAAETAGFAGFEPDACLINRYQPGAKMGLHQDKDEQDFSQPIVSVSLGLPMVFQFGGLKRSERPIRVPLAHGDVVVWGGPARMRYHGLLTLKAGEHPLTGGYRYNLTFRRAR